The following DNA comes from Mugil cephalus isolate CIBA_MC_2020 chromosome 6, CIBA_Mcephalus_1.1, whole genome shotgun sequence.
GATGGCTGCAGCAAGAATTCGGGTAACCCCAAGACCATAGCAGCCCATCTCAGTAACAACTATCTTGTTCTGGGCATCTCTAAACTCTGCTTTGAATATTTCGGAGTACTTTTTACTCAGGTAAAAGGTGTGACCTACTTCTATACCCTTCGATTCTACCAGTGTGCCAGTTTTGCACTGTGGACAGTCGGTTCCGTCTGATGAGACGGTCTCTACGTTAGCAGAGAAGGAACAGTTCCCGCACAACAGTAGCCTGTCCTCTCCGGCATCTGCTGGTAACTGGAACTCATGGGAGAGCGTGCCGCCGATGTTTCCTGTGTCTGCCTGCACTTGAACGCAAGGCAGGCCCAGCCGGGCGAAGAGCTGCTTATACGCTTGGCACACAGATTCATATGTCTGATGTGCTGCTTCTTCAGACACATCAAACGAGTACATGTCCTTCATGTAAAACTCCCTCCCTCGAAGAAGACCGAACTTCGGCTTCGGCTCATCTCTGAATTTGCGGGTGAtctgtgtaaaaaataaaatgaataaaaaaagagatcATCATGTACAAAACTGATGCATACTACAACAGATGCTAATACAAATAACAGGTTGAATAAATGCGCACTTGGTAAAGAAGCAGGGGCAACTGTTTGTAGGAGAAGATCTGGTGAGTGACGAGAGTCGTCACCGCCTCCTCGTGAGTGGGACCAAGGCAGTAGTCGCCTCCATGCCGATCTGTCAGACGAAACAGCTCCTTTCCCATCAGGTCCCAGCGACCAGTTAACCTCCAGAGATCAGCTGAGCACAAACTGGGCATGTCAAGCTTCTGCCCACCAATCCCCTGCATCTCCTGGTCGATCACTCTCACCTGTTGGTTAAAGATAACCAAACTGAAAATCCTGAAGAGTTCTTCGATAACATTTCTTATTCCAGCTGTATAAAACTGGGACGTCACACTGAATATAAACATCAAGGGTCTTGGGAGGAAAACAATATttcatcaataaaataaaataaaattccacTACTGGGCTCATGTATTCAGTAGATTActggaatttaaaaaattaacctgaaaagaaataattggTCTCAACCTATGCAACTAATTACAATACACCTTAAATGGATTAGACCTTCATACTATGTCTTacaataaactatttaaatcaTCTAGGGCATGTGGTTCATCTGTCATCTCGCTAtgtccttgttttcttttcctcataCATGTTcccagagcaaaacaaaaagagtaTTAACAAGGCACGGATAAGGCAAAACTAATCACTGATGGGAACTTCCCTGAAATACATTGCTCTGATAAGCAGAAGATGTTAACTCACCAGCTTCTCCATGGAGCGAACGGTGGCAGGAAGGTAGTAGTAGCACCCtgggttggatggatggatgaggccGGCCTGCTGCATGAGCCTCTGGCTCTTGCACGTCATCTCCGCAGAGAGCCGGCCGTCCTGTCCCACATCACACAGGTTTGAAGACTGGTAGAGACGGGACATGAGGAGCGCGGGCTTCGGCCGTGCCGACGGAGTGCAGGGCGTATGCTCGGCACGGCCTGAATGGTTCCTCTTTGGAAGGATCAGCGTCCTGGGGAAGTGGGTAAAGGGTCTCCGCCAAACCCGATGAATTATGTGTTCCATGGTCAGTCCAAGTGTGATGAGATTTCTGAGAAAAGACGACAAATCAgttaaaacttaattttaattttaataaaaacttttttcatAGCCTTCATTGCGTgcagcattattaaaaaaaagtaattttttcaTAGCCTTCATTGCGTGCAGCATTTTAAATATgagtgtttgttattttcatatcttaaatgaacaattataacaataaaaataatacatttttatttatatgcgCCTTACAAAACACCCAAGAACTCCatacaaagtgaagtagacagagtttaaaatgcagaacagacattaaaaatattaaaaagtacaagactctaaaaagattaaatgtggtcaaaaaatgaaaagaaaatagagTAGTCAGCATGGGTAGTCTAGTCAGAACAGTTGGGGTCGGACGTTGGCAATATAGTAATAAAGAACATATTTTGACATCAAATGTGACGGGAATTTTTCTGCTCCATcttataaatattcatgttcGTAATTAAGAATAGTACTTTGTacttttttgtactttttagtACAAGAAATAACGACAAATTGTGTAAAGGATGTGGCTAATACATAGGATatcaacagataaacagatagaaCAGAAGAACAGATAAAGTGAAGGACGTCTCATTTCCttaatatattatacatacaatatatttttttttatttattgaaatgagtCGCGATGCAATAACCTAAGGTGAAGGACTGACAGCTCTGTCTAACAAATGTCAACAAACGTTTGTAATAAACGCGTGTCTGAACGAACATGAACAGACTCACCTACGAACGACCGATAACTACAGCCTGGTTTGTCCGAGAAGATTGCACAGGCGAATACACAAAAAGCggcatttattttgtttttctttctgcagaaacattGAAGGTGGCCACTGCCTTACGCCATGCtgattttcttcctctgctgaATGTGGGAAACGTTGCCTCACACCGCCACCTAGCGGCCCGGAGGAGCACA
Coding sequences within:
- the pars2 gene encoding probable proline--tRNA ligase, mitochondrial; protein product: MEHIIHRVWRRPFTHFPRTLILPKRNHSGRAEHTPCTPSARPKPALLMSRLYQSSNLCDVGQDGRLSAEMTCKSQRLMQQAGLIHPSNPGCYYYLPATVRSMEKLVRVIDQEMQGIGGQKLDMPSLCSADLWRLTGRWDLMGKELFRLTDRHGGDYCLGPTHEEAVTTLVTHQIFSYKQLPLLLYQITRKFRDEPKPKFGLLRGREFYMKDMYSFDVSEEAAHQTYESVCQAYKQLFARLGLPCVQVQADTGNIGGTLSHEFQLPADAGEDRLLLCGNCSFSANVETVSSDGTDCPQCKTGTLVESKGIEVGHTFYLSKKYSEIFKAEFRDAQNKIVVTEMGCYGLGVTRILAAAIEVMSTEEEIRWPGLIAPYQVCVIPPKKGSKVDEGTALGEELVHALGETLPHMKGEVVFDDRTQMTIGKRLKDASKLGYPYVIVVGQGALEETPKFEVICQQTGETVFLSKDGLLDLLGRVETV